The proteins below come from a single Poecilia reticulata strain Guanapo linkage group LG5, Guppy_female_1.0+MT, whole genome shotgun sequence genomic window:
- the igfn1.3 gene encoding immunoglobulin-like and fibronectin type III domain-containing protein 1 has translation MYHCKKAVGWAALRISECLYGLLKGRTHTQESTGPWLSPNCRGKQLTYIYIKKKEVGVKMFKMCKAKEEQPTAPGQVKIKKKSRVPGVMITQYVEVLPDGRSTPDFTRKPIALTIQEGKMAFFRAIVTGNPTPVVTWMRNNGEIDEKRYKFTFDSISGEHQLQMPDVCADQADTYKCYARNEFGKAVVTVTLNVIEVGYKKSKAMKESRTAIRELPEDFKRNLRSTADFESREEKKLEIDEQFWELLLSADKREYEGICAQYGVTDFRWLLKKLNEKKLEREQEQEKVVEKLCNLKPIELKPSGAAEFELEMSLKNPNSNIFLFKDGVMIPFDAETEVKHGLKRVGKKFVFSINGVNPEDAGLYQLEIDGVKIFSTELKIPDVDFLVKIQDVKAEEREDAVFQCVLSHPMKKICWMGKNNPVEQGDKYDVTVSDDMLIHTLVVKDCLLLDKGIYSAVAGLKSCSAWLIVEGNKDPSMVGKKKARKTTCAGGGGDDILKIAREQQAKLQKERDELIAKAKEKAEEEAAAAAATEEPELVEIPEVDATPKTEPQPKKQAEIKPETKVEVVADSKPIVVEEKVKEGKTEEPAPDPAKEKEVVVEEKEYVQEKRQRVRTGPLVPETVTDPGVYFTGGLSDVTAVIGNDAELLCKLSSEDCDATWYKDGKEITATEDINIIKEGSYRKLVIKNCKEEDAGKYKCEADGRKTEAMLNVEDPPRINPDDLAEFTKPVIIKAGKDASFKLTFVGREPMKIQWYNDGEELMEESNIKIEKSSSHSRLLLTKCQRRTTGEIKIKIKNECGTIEAITKLIVLAKPTPPQSPVDVIESSSSCIELKWRPPKDGGGCPVTNYIMERQQIGRNSWQKLGKIGPEPKYRDTDVDHGRKYCYHIRAETEQGISDMIETDDIQAGTKAYPGPPSTPRIVSAFKDCINLAWTAPANTGGANILGYNVEKRKNGSNLWGTVNPPDEPIKAKQYAVKDVVEGIEYEFRVSAINMSGVGDTSQPSEFVIARDPKKPPGKVTDLKVTDSTYTTLSLSWTKPVEEEGVKDEAKGYFVELRPAENPEWGRCNTSPIVMTTFTIVGLKSMSMYWVRVMATNEGGDGEPQELDNYIIAMPPPVRPHFTDKKMKNFMVVRAGNSVRINFNFKASPMPVITWLKDGLPLPKYITVSNTDTSSQLMIPSSERHDTGIYTIVVKNLVGQETSSVEIRVTDDPKPPGPIELEENVPGTVTISWTASPDEKKDDRLHYVVDKHDSVKHTWHTVADHLFNNRFTAVNIMPGRQYKFRIYAKNDMGLSAASESPIWEVNKKKEKFSLKLQDSKSCSLETSPSFSVPLKMHQSPQRYECYMSCAVTGNPRPRVTWYKNNISLNTNTNYYITNTCGVCSMLILNVGHKDSGDYTVVAENSLGRVECSTKLDVKD, from the exons ATGTACCACTGTAAAAAGGCAGTGGGTTGGGCTGCTCTCAGGATCTCTGAGTGCCTTTATGGCCTCTTAAAAGGCAGAACCCACACTCAGGAATCCACTGGACCTTGGCTGTCACCAAACTGCAGAGGAAAGCAgctaacatatatatatattaaaaaaaa AGAAGTTGGTGTGAAGATGTTTAAGATGTGCAAAGCAAAGGAAGAGCAACCAACTGCTCCGGGGCAGG tgaaaattaaaaagaagtcACGGGTGCCTGGAGTTATGATCACTCAGTATGTGGAAGTATTACCAGATGGCAGGAGCACCCCTGATTTCACTCGGAAACCTATCGCGCTCACAATTCAAGAAG GAAAAATGGCCTTTTTCAGAGCAATAGTTACTGGTAATCCAACACCAGTTGTGACTTGGATGAGAAACAATGGGGAAATCGATGAGAAGAGATACAAGTTTACATTTGATTCTATTTCTGGTGAACATCAGCTTCAG ATGCCTGATGTATGTGCAGATCAAGCGGATACCTACAAATGTTATGCCAGAAATGAGTTTGGAAAAGCAGTTGTAACCGTTACCCTCAATGTCATTGAAG tTGGCTACAAGAAGAGTAAAGCGATGAAAGAATCCAGAACAG CAATTCGAGAGTTACCAGAAGACTTCAAAAGGAACTTGAGGAGCAC GGCGGACTTTGAGTCGAGGGAAGAGAAAAAGCTAGAAATCGATGAACAATTTTGGGAACTGTTGTTGAGTGCTGACAAGAGAGAATATGAGGGCATCTGTGCACAATATGGGGTCACCGATTTTCGCTGGCTGCTCAAGAAGCTAAACGAGAAGAAGttagagagagagcaagagcaGGAAAAG GTTGTTGAAAAACTCTGTAACCTCAAGCCCATTGAACTGAAACCTAGTGGTGCAGCAGAGTTTGAACTTGAGATGTCACTGAAAAACCCCAACAGCAACATTTTCCTATTCAAG GATGGAGTTATGATTCCTTTTGATGCTGAAACAGAGGTAAAACATGGACTTAAAAGAGTAGGAAAGAAGTTTGTGTTCAGCATAAATGGAGTTAATCCTGAGGATGCAGGACTATATCAACTGGAAATTGATGGAGTCAAGATATTCTCAACTGAATTAAAAA TTCCAGATGTGGACTTTTTGGTTAAAATTCAAGATGTGAAAGCAGAGGAAAGAGAGGATgctgtgtttcagtgtgtgcTTTCACAtccaatgaaaaaaatctgttggaTGGGGAAAAACAACCCAGTAGAGCAAGGAGATAAATATGACGTTACCGTATCGGACGACATGCTGATTCACACTTTAGTGGTGAAAGATTGCCTGCTACTGGACAAAGGAATCTATTCAGCCGTGGCTGGACTTAAATCCTGCAGTGCCTGGCTCATAGTAGAGG GTAACAAGGATCCAAGTATGgttggaaaaaagaaagctcGCAAGACAACTTGTGCAGGAGGTGGTGGAGACGATATTCTCAAAATTGCTCGGGAGCAGCAGGCGAAGTTACAAAAAGAACGAGATGAGCTgatagcaaaagcaaaggaaaaggcagaggaagaggcggcagcggcagcagcaactGAAGAACCAGAACTTGTAGAAATCCCAGAGGTAGATGCCACACCTAAAACTGAACCTCAACCAAAGAAACAAGCAGAAATAAAGCCAGAGACAAAAGTAGAAGTGGTAGCAGATTCTAAACCAATAGTTGTAGAAGAAAAAgtgaaggaaggaaaaacagaagaacctGCACCAGATCCTGCAAAAGAGAAGGAGGTTGTTGTTGAAGAGAAAGAATATGTTcaagagaaaagacaaagagtGAGAACAGGCCCACTTGTCCCTGAAACTGTAACTG acCCAGGAGTTTATTTCACTGGTGGACTCTCAGATGTAACTGCAGTTATAGGAAATGATGCAGAACTGCTATGTAAGCTAAGCAGCGAGGACTGTGACGCAACCTGGTACAAAGATGGAAAAGAG ATAACAGCAACAGAggacattaatattattaaagaGGGGTCTTATCGGAAACTAGttattaaaaactgtaaagaaGAGGATGctggaaaatataaatgtgaagCTGACGGGCGTAAGACGGAAGCTATGTTGAACGTTGAAG ATCCTCCAAGAATCAATCCTGATGACCTTGCCGAGTTTACGAAACCTGTAATAATCAAAGCTGGAAAAGATGCATCCTTTAAGCTAACATTTGTTGGACGTGAACCAATGAAAATCCAGTGGTACAATGATGGGGAAGAGCTGATGGAGGAGAGCAATATTAAGATTGAGAAGTCTTCCTCCCATAGCCGCCTATTGCTAACCAAGTGCCAACGCAGAACAACTGGAGAAATTaagatcaaaattaaaaatgaatgtggaACGATTGAGGCCATCACAAAACTTATTGTCCTAG CTAAGCCAACACCACCACAAAGCCCTGTGGATGTCATTGAAAGCTCTTCATCATGCATCGAGCTCAAATGGAGACCTCCCAAAGATGGTGGTGGTTGCCCTGTAACCAACTACATTATGGAGCGCCAGCAAATTGGACGCAACAGCTGGCAAAAGTTGGGTAAGATTGGTCCGGAGCCCAAGTACAGGGACACAGATGTAGATCATGGCAGAAAATATTGCTACCACATCAGGGCTGAAACTGAACAAGGCATAAGTGACATGATAGAGACTGATGACATCCAGGCTGGAACAAAGG CATACCCTGGACCTCCCTCAACACCAAGAATTGTCAGTGCTTTCAAGGACTGTATAAATCTCGCTTGGACGGCACCGGCAAATACAGGAGGAGCAAACATTTTGGGTTACAATGTGGAGAAACGCAAAAATGGGAGTAATCTGTGGGGCACGGTCAACCCACCAGATGAGCCCATCAAAG caaaacaatatGCAGTAAAGGATGTTGTTGAAGGCATAGAGTACGAGTTCAGAGTGTCAGCTATCAATATGTCTGGAGTTGGAGACACAAGTCAACCCTCAGAATTTGTGATTGCCAGAGATCCAAAAA AACCTCCTGGTAAAGTTACTGACCTGAAGGTGACGGACTCTACCTACACCACCTTATCGCTGAGCTGGACCAAACcagtagaagaagaaggtgTAAAAGATGAGGCTAAGGGATATTTTGTGGAATTACGACCAGCTGAAAACCCTGAATGGGGCCGATGTAACACCAGCCCCATTGTTATGACCACATTTACTATTGTGGGTCTTAAGTCAATGTCAATGTACTGGGTAAGAGTTATGGCCACCAATGAAGGCGGAGACGGTGAGCCTCAAGAGTTAGACAACTACATCATTGCAATGCCGCCACCAG TTAGACCTCAtttcactgacaaaaaaatgaagaactTTATGGTTGTGAGGGCAGGGAACTCAGTTCGAATCAACTTCAACTTTAAG GCTTCTCCAATGCCAGTGATCACATGGCTCAAGGATGGCTTGCCTCTACCCAAATACATAACAGTGAGCAACACCGACACATCATCACAGCTAATGATACCCTCATCGGAGCGCCATGACACTGGAATCTATACAATTGTTGTCAAGAACCTTGTTGGTCAGGAGACTTCCAGTGTTGAAATAAGAGTCACAG ATGATCCTAAGCCTCCAGGCCCTATAGAACTTGAGGAAAATGTGCCGGGAACAGTGACCATTTCATGGACTGCATCTCCAGATGAGAAGAAAGATGACAGACTGCACTACGTGGTCGACAAGCACGATTCTGTTAAACACACTTGGCATACTGTGGCTGACCATCTCTTCAACAACAGGTTCACTGCTGTCAATATTATGCCCGGAAGGCAGTACAAGTTCAGGATCTATGCCAAGAATGACATGGGGCTTTCTGCAGCGTCCGAGTCACCAATCTGGgaagtaaacaaaaagaaag aGAAATTCTCATTGAAACTTCAAGATTCCAAGAGCTGCAGCCTTGAGACATCTCCATCATTTTCTGTTCCCctaaaaatgcaccaaagtcCTCAAAGATACGAGTGCTACATGAGTTGTGCTGTGACAGGGAACCCCAGGCCCCGTGTTACCTGgtacaaaaataacatcagtCTCAACACCAACACTAACTACTACATCACCAACACCTGTGGAGTCTGCTCCATGCTAATACTCAATGTTGGGCACAAAGACAGTGGGGATTACACTGTTGTTGCAGAAAATTCTCTGGGGAGAGTAGAGTGCTCAACGAAACTTGAtgtgaaag ATTAA